The DNA segment AAGTCTTTATTGATGCAGATGACAAATATGGATGGGAAGTAATCTCTGCGGATGAGCAACCTAGCGCACAATGGGAGCATACGTTCGTGATGACAGAACATGGCCTGGAAATTCTTACAGAATAAAATAGAAAGTATGGAAACAAAAGATGTTTATATATTAGGAATAGAGAGTAGCTGTGACGATACCTCTGCTGCAGTACTGCTTAATGGTGTGCTTTTGAGTAATGTTACGGCTAGTCAGGATGTTCACATGGCTTACGGTGGTGTGGTTCCAGAATTGGCGTCAAGAGCTCACCAGGAGAATATTGTTCCGGTGGTTGATCAGGCTATAAAAAGAGCTGGTATCACTAAAGAACAGTTGACGGCTGTCGCTTTTACACGTGGACCAGGACTTATGGGTTCACTTCTTGTGGGCGTAAGTTTCGCAAAGGGATTTGCCCGTTCTCTAGGAATACCCCTTATAGATGTGAATCATCTCCAGGGGCATGTTATGGCACATTTCATAAAAGAGAGTGATGATGACAAAACAGCACCTCCATTACCTTTCATCTGTTTGTTGGTAAGCGGTGGTAATTCTCAGATAGTTAAGGTTAATGCATATAATGACATGCAAGTATTGGGACAGACTATTGATGATGCTGCAGGTGAGGCTATAGACAAATGTTCTAAGGTTATGGGATTGGGATATCCAGGTGGTCCTATAATTGATAAATTAGCACGCCAAGGTAATCCGCATGCATTTGAATTTGCAGAACCACAGATTCCTGATTTGAATTATAGTTTCAGCGGATTGAAAACATCGTTCTTATATTCATTGCGTAAATGGATAGAGGATGATGCTGGATTTATCGAACATAATAAAAATGACCTAGCAGCCAGTCTTGAATTTACAATAGTTGACATTCTGATGAAAAAATTGCGCAAGGCCGTGAAGATGACAGGCGTTAACCATGTAGCTGTTGCCGGAGGTGTAAGTGCAAATAATGGACTT comes from the Xylanibacter oryzae DSM 17970 genome and includes:
- the tsaD gene encoding tRNA (adenosine(37)-N6)-threonylcarbamoyltransferase complex transferase subunit TsaD, which encodes METKDVYILGIESSCDDTSAAVLLNGVLLSNVTASQDVHMAYGGVVPELASRAHQENIVPVVDQAIKRAGITKEQLTAVAFTRGPGLMGSLLVGVSFAKGFARSLGIPLIDVNHLQGHVMAHFIKESDDDKTAPPLPFICLLVSGGNSQIVKVNAYNDMQVLGQTIDDAAGEAIDKCSKVMGLGYPGGPIIDKLARQGNPHAFEFAEPQIPDLNYSFSGLKTSFLYSLRKWIEDDAGFIEHNKNDLAASLEFTIVDILMKKLRKAVKMTGVNHVAVAGGVSANNGLRNAFREHAEKYGWNIYIPKFSYTTDNAAMIGITGYYKYLDGDFCSIDKPAFSKVTFK